One Pseudomonas brassicacearum genomic region harbors:
- a CDS encoding ABC transporter permease, which produces MNSNTLWLIGRRLGAAIVTLLIVSMVVFAITAVLPGDAAQQSLGQFATPEQVAALRVKMGLDQPGVLRYLHWLMSLLSGDMGVSISNATPVSELMAGRVPNTLMLAAATALVSVPVALIMGIGSAMGRGGRIDGFISFFTLTMVAVPEFLVATLAVLIFAVNLGWLSALSYSSEITSPWQFMRTYALPVMTLCCVIIAQMARMTRAAVIDQLDSPYVEMARLKGVSPVRVVLRHALPNAIGPIANAIALSLSYLLGGVVIVETIFNYPGIASLMVDAVTNRDMALVQACTMLFCTAYLTLVLIADLCAILSNPRLRNQ; this is translated from the coding sequence ATGAATAGCAACACACTGTGGCTGATCGGCCGGCGCCTGGGTGCCGCGATCGTGACCTTGTTGATCGTATCGATGGTGGTGTTTGCCATTACGGCAGTGTTGCCGGGCGACGCGGCGCAACAGTCCCTTGGACAGTTCGCCACACCTGAACAGGTGGCGGCCCTGCGCGTGAAAATGGGGCTGGATCAGCCGGGTGTGTTGCGTTACCTGCACTGGCTGATGAGCCTGCTCAGCGGCGACATGGGCGTGTCGATTTCCAATGCCACGCCGGTCAGCGAGTTGATGGCCGGCCGAGTCCCCAACACCCTGATGCTGGCGGCCGCCACGGCGCTGGTGTCGGTGCCGGTGGCATTGATCATGGGCATTGGTTCGGCGATGGGCCGTGGGGGGCGCATCGACGGCTTTATCAGCTTCTTTACCCTGACGATGGTGGCAGTACCGGAGTTTCTGGTCGCCACCCTGGCGGTGTTGATTTTTGCCGTGAACCTGGGCTGGCTGTCGGCGTTGTCCTATTCCAGCGAGATCACCTCACCGTGGCAGTTCATGCGCACCTACGCCTTGCCGGTCATGACGCTGTGCTGCGTGATCATCGCGCAAATGGCCCGCATGACCCGGGCGGCGGTGATCGATCAACTCGACAGCCCCTACGTGGAAATGGCCCGTCTCAAAGGTGTGAGCCCGGTGCGGGTGGTGCTGCGCCATGCACTGCCCAACGCCATCGGCCCCATCGCCAATGCCATCGCCCTGAGCCTGTCCTACTTGCTGGGCGGGGTGGTGATCGTCGAGACGATATTCAACTATCCCGGCATTGCGAGCCTGATGGTCGATGCCGTGACGAACCGCGACATGGCATTGGTCCAGGCCTGCACCATGTTGTTTTGTACGGCGTACCTGACACTCGTGCTGATTGCCGACCTGTGCGCGATCCTCTCCAATCCGAGGCTGAGAAACCAATGA
- a CDS encoding ABC transporter permease: protein MNNLIVKSPPASAALALGKDDHATSWLGLVGAALCVIWLLVAIFGPWLAPHPVGEVVSDNVFDSFSAAYPLGTDYLGRDMLSRILVGAQFTVGLALVAAVLASGLGTSCALLSVVSPKWLDELISRLMDAFISIPSKMLALIMVSAFGSSVTLLVCTAVLSYTPGAFRIARSMAVNIEALEYVQVARTRGERRLYVACVEILPNMLNTVLADLGLRFGFIVLLLSGMSFLGLGVQPPDADLGSLVRENIGGLNQGAPAIVIPALAIGTLTIGVNLFIDRLSSRRNRRSGGH, encoded by the coding sequence ATGAACAATCTCATTGTGAAATCCCCGCCTGCGTCGGCCGCGTTGGCGTTGGGCAAAGACGACCATGCAACGTCCTGGCTGGGCCTGGTCGGTGCCGCGCTGTGTGTGATCTGGCTGCTGGTGGCGATCTTCGGCCCATGGCTGGCGCCGCATCCCGTGGGAGAAGTGGTCTCTGACAATGTCTTCGACAGTTTCAGCGCGGCTTACCCGCTGGGCACCGATTACCTGGGCCGCGACATGCTCAGTCGGATCCTGGTGGGCGCACAGTTCACCGTGGGCCTGGCGTTGGTGGCGGCAGTCCTGGCCAGTGGGTTGGGGACCAGTTGCGCACTGCTGTCGGTGGTGTCACCGAAGTGGCTGGATGAGCTGATCAGCCGCCTGATGGACGCCTTCATATCGATCCCGAGCAAGATGCTGGCGCTGATCATGGTCTCGGCGTTCGGTTCATCGGTGACGTTGCTGGTGTGCACGGCGGTGTTGAGTTACACGCCGGGTGCGTTCCGCATCGCCCGCAGCATGGCGGTGAACATCGAGGCCCTGGAGTACGTGCAAGTGGCCCGTACCCGTGGCGAGCGTCGCCTGTACGTCGCTTGCGTGGAAATCCTGCCCAACATGCTCAACACAGTGCTGGCTGACCTGGGCTTGCGCTTCGGCTTCATCGTGCTGCTGCTCAGCGGCATGAGCTTTCTCGGCCTGGGCGTACAACCGCCGGATGCCGACCTGGGTTCACTGGTGCGCGAAAACATCGGCGGCCTGAATCAGGGCGCCCCGGCCATCGTGATTCCTGCCCTGGCCATCGGCACCCTGACCATCGGCGTCAATCTGTTTATCGACCGCCTGTCTTCGCGGCGTAACCGACGTTCGGGAGGCCATTGA
- a CDS encoding ABC transporter ATP-binding protein gives MSELIRVENLRVVAGGEHSEVEIVKGVSFSLEKGEVLALIGESGSGKTTIALALLGYARRGCRLAGGVVQVGEHDMLALEENELQRLRGNRVSYIAQSAAAAFNPAKKLIDQVVEGALIHGLGSRAVLEAKAIELFRDLALPDPERIGQRYPHQVSGGQLQRVMAAMALISDPLLVVLDEPTTALDVTTQIDVLRAFKRVVRERGATAVYVSHDLAVVAQMADQIVVLNGGQIFEQSATAPLLKGPAHAYTRSLLAAARPDTTIRPPCGVAEDTPLLTIQGLTAGYGNKNQHGMPAIRVLEDIDLTVRRGQAIGVIGESGSGKSTLARVVAGLLTPALGGLTFDGQPLGGSLSERTNEQFRRIQMVFQNADTALNPMHSISTILSRPLKMYFGLKGAALRERIGELLDLVRLPRELAERRPSELSGGQKQRVNLARALAAKPDLILCDEVTSALDTVVGAAILELLRDLRQQLGVSYLFISHDISTVRALCDDIVVMYSGHKIQAGARQAFAQPPFHPYTDLLIHSVPELRQGWLESCGATTCGSLPALGARADVPGLCTFLNRCPVRVDGLCNCTAPPRRVIDGGSEVLCHHDSDALRKRQQDSNSMIVGAYA, from the coding sequence ATGAGCGAATTGATCCGAGTCGAGAACCTGCGTGTGGTCGCCGGTGGCGAGCACAGCGAAGTGGAAATCGTCAAAGGCGTGAGTTTCTCCCTGGAGAAAGGGGAAGTGCTGGCGCTGATCGGTGAGTCCGGCTCCGGCAAGACCACCATCGCCCTGGCACTGCTGGGTTACGCCCGGCGCGGTTGTCGCCTGGCCGGTGGCGTGGTGCAGGTCGGCGAGCATGACATGCTGGCGCTGGAGGAAAACGAGCTGCAACGCCTGCGCGGCAACCGGGTGTCGTACATCGCCCAAAGCGCCGCCGCGGCGTTCAACCCGGCGAAAAAACTCATCGACCAAGTGGTGGAAGGAGCGTTGATTCATGGCCTCGGCAGCCGGGCCGTGCTCGAAGCCAAGGCCATCGAACTGTTTCGCGACCTGGCGTTGCCCGACCCTGAGCGCATCGGCCAGCGTTATCCCCATCAAGTCTCCGGCGGGCAGTTGCAGCGGGTGATGGCGGCCATGGCGCTGATCAGCGATCCGCTGTTGGTGGTGCTCGATGAGCCGACCACGGCCCTCGATGTGACCACGCAGATTGACGTGCTGCGCGCCTTCAAGCGCGTCGTACGCGAACGCGGCGCGACGGCGGTGTATGTGTCCCACGATCTGGCGGTCGTGGCGCAGATGGCCGACCAGATTGTCGTGCTCAACGGCGGACAGATCTTCGAACAGAGCGCCACCGCGCCGCTGCTCAAAGGCCCGGCTCACGCCTACACCCGCAGCCTGCTGGCGGCGGCGCGGCCGGACACCACCATTCGCCCACCCTGCGGTGTGGCCGAAGACACGCCACTGCTGACCATCCAGGGCTTGACCGCCGGCTACGGCAACAAGAATCAGCACGGCATGCCGGCGATCCGGGTACTGGAAGACATCGACCTGACGGTGCGCCGGGGCCAGGCCATCGGTGTGATCGGCGAGTCCGGCTCGGGCAAATCGACCCTGGCCCGGGTGGTGGCGGGGCTGTTGACCCCGGCCCTCGGCGGGTTGACGTTCGATGGCCAGCCACTGGGCGGCAGCCTGTCCGAGCGCACGAACGAACAGTTCCGGCGCATCCAGATGGTGTTCCAGAACGCCGACACCGCGCTGAACCCGATGCACAGCATCAGCACCATTTTGAGTCGGCCACTGAAGATGTATTTCGGCCTCAAGGGCGCAGCGCTGCGCGAGCGCATCGGCGAATTGCTGGATCTGGTGCGTTTGCCACGGGAGCTGGCCGAGCGCCGCCCGAGCGAACTGTCCGGCGGGCAAAAGCAACGGGTCAACCTGGCCCGGGCGCTGGCGGCAAAACCGGACCTGATTTTGTGCGATGAAGTCACCTCGGCCCTCGATACCGTGGTCGGCGCGGCGATCCTTGAACTGCTGCGCGATCTGCGTCAACAATTGGGGGTTTCCTACCTGTTCATCAGCCACGACATCTCCACGGTGCGGGCGCTGTGCGACGACATCGTCGTGATGTACAGCGGCCACAAGATCCAGGCGGGCGCACGGCAAGCGTTCGCCCAGCCGCCATTCCATCCCTACACCGATCTGTTGATCCATTCGGTGCCGGAGTTGCGCCAGGGCTGGCTGGAAAGCTGCGGTGCCACCACCTGCGGCAGCCTGCCGGCGTTGGGTGCTCGCGCCGATGTGCCGGGCCTGTGCACCTTCCTCAATCGTTGCCCGGTGCGGGTCGATGGCCTGTGTAACTGCACCGCACCGCCTCGGCGAGTCATCGACGGCGGCAGTGAAGTCCTCTGTCATCACGACAGCGACGCGCTGCGCAAGCGCCAACAGGATTCAAACAGCATGATCGTGGGAGCCTACGCGTGA
- a CDS encoding (2Fe-2S)-binding protein — protein MSGRFVRLAEQGRPIVKLIVDGVPIEALQGDTLMVALLTNGPTLRQSEFDPGSRAGFCLMGACQDCWVWTRSGERLRACSNEVREGLDIITQQPEAIWPLRG, from the coding sequence GTGAGCGGTCGTTTCGTGAGGTTGGCCGAACAGGGCCGGCCCATCGTCAAATTGATAGTGGACGGCGTGCCTATCGAGGCGCTGCAGGGTGACACCCTGATGGTGGCCTTGCTGACGAATGGCCCGACGTTGCGCCAGTCGGAATTCGATCCGGGCAGCCGTGCCGGTTTTTGCCTGATGGGCGCTTGCCAGGATTGCTGGGTCTGGACCCGCAGCGGCGAACGCCTGCGTGCCTGTTCCAACGAAGTGCGTGAAGGGCTGGACATCATCACTCAGCAACCGGAGGCCATATGGCCGCTACGCGGATAG
- a CDS encoding NAD(P)/FAD-dependent oxidoreductase: MAATRIVIVGAGPAGVRCAQTLMAAGFKPILIDENRRDGGQIYRRQPEGFTRTYATLYGTEANKAKDLHDSFDRLRAQIDYRPDTLVWNLTPGQLCCVSRGRHTTVEYDALVLCTGATDRLMPIEGWQLGGTYSLGGAQIALKAQAVSIGHRVVFMGSGPLLYLVASQYLKAGANVAAVLDTSPLGKRIKALPKLMARPGLLFTGLKLLAQLYRAKIPVHLGIAPVQVLGDPISGVSGVRVRSARGETLTVDCDAVALGYHLRPETQLADLAGCRLGFDEASGQWLLDLDEEGRTCVSGVYAAGDGAKIRGADAAEHAGRLVAMALLSDLQQPVDTAQVAEQRQALKVMDAFRLGLAQAFPWPAAQAKTLPDEAIVCRCEMISAGELRRTVSEKGACEVNRAKAFSRVGMGRCQGRYCSQAGAEVIAAAAGVNVQEVGRQRGQAPVKPLSMLTQEVAP, encoded by the coding sequence ATGGCCGCTACGCGGATAGTCATCGTAGGCGCTGGGCCGGCGGGTGTTCGTTGTGCCCAGACCTTAATGGCGGCGGGCTTCAAGCCGATTTTGATCGACGAAAATCGTCGCGATGGCGGACAGATCTACCGGCGCCAACCCGAGGGGTTCACCCGCACCTACGCCACGCTGTACGGCACCGAGGCGAACAAGGCCAAGGACCTGCACGACAGCTTCGACCGCTTGCGTGCGCAGATCGACTACCGCCCGGACACCCTGGTGTGGAACCTCACGCCGGGCCAGCTGTGCTGCGTCAGTCGAGGCCGGCACACGACGGTGGAGTATGACGCGCTGGTCCTCTGCACCGGCGCCACCGACCGCCTGATGCCGATCGAAGGCTGGCAATTGGGCGGTACCTACAGCCTCGGCGGTGCGCAGATTGCCCTCAAGGCCCAGGCGGTTTCCATCGGCCACCGCGTGGTGTTCATGGGCAGCGGGCCATTGCTGTATCTGGTCGCCAGCCAATACCTCAAGGCCGGCGCCAACGTGGCGGCGGTGCTGGACACCTCGCCCTTGGGCAAGCGCATCAAGGCCTTGCCCAAACTCATGGCGCGCCCGGGCTTATTGTTCACTGGCCTGAAATTGTTGGCGCAGCTGTACCGGGCGAAGATCCCGGTGCACTTGGGCATCGCGCCTGTGCAAGTGCTCGGTGACCCGATCAGTGGCGTCAGTGGCGTGCGGGTTCGTAGCGCCAGAGGAGAGACGTTGACCGTGGATTGTGACGCCGTGGCGCTGGGGTATCACTTGCGGCCGGAAACCCAACTGGCCGACCTGGCGGGTTGTCGCCTGGGTTTCGACGAGGCGTCCGGCCAATGGCTGCTGGACCTCGATGAGGAAGGCCGCACCTGCGTCAGTGGCGTTTATGCTGCCGGGGACGGTGCGAAAATCCGTGGTGCCGATGCCGCCGAGCACGCCGGGCGCCTGGTCGCCATGGCGTTATTGAGCGATCTGCAACAGCCGGTGGACACTGCGCAGGTCGCCGAGCAGCGCCAGGCGCTCAAGGTGATGGATGCCTTTCGTCTCGGCCTGGCCCAAGCTTTTCCCTGGCCCGCCGCGCAGGCGAAGACCTTGCCGGATGAAGCCATCGTCTGCCGCTGCGAAATGATCAGCGCCGGCGAACTTCGGCGTACCGTCAGCGAAAAGGGTGCCTGTGAAGTCAATCGCGCCAAGGCCTTCAGCCGAGTCGGCATGGGCCGCTGCCAGGGACGTTATTGTTCCCAGGCCGGGGCCGAGGTGATTGCCGCGGCGGCCGGTGTCAATGTCCAGGAAGTCGGCCGGCAACGCGGCCAAGCGCCGGTGAAGCCGCTTTCGATGCTCACGCAGGAGGTGGCGCCATGA
- a CDS encoding NAD(P)/FAD-dependent oxidoreductase encodes MTVHKADVVIVGGGLMGSAAAFFLRQRGQSVILLERDQIGQYASGVNFGNVRRQGRYLGQLELANRSWALWKRLPELIDDDLEFIASGHMRVCYREDEIPELEAYAAAPEAAQLDLQIYRGSELHARFPFLGKEVKGGSYAPHDGHANPRLAAPAFARAARRLGAQIEERTEVAGVQKIGDGFSITTTDGRQFSSAQLLITAGAWGQKLSAQFGEPVPLDTNGPQMAVTEPVPYALPTVIGVYTKIPEEVIYFRQIPRGNIIIGGGYRSKPDMLNRRAHVEPRSILNQLEQMRRLLPGVGNLNIIRVWSGIEGYLPDSLPVMGPSGNVDGLYYAFGFCGHGFQLGPGVGDVMAELISTGSTCTSIEPFSIRRFTPSTEQRSKAS; translated from the coding sequence ATGACGGTACACAAGGCCGATGTAGTGATTGTCGGCGGCGGCCTGATGGGCTCGGCGGCGGCGTTTTTCCTGCGTCAGCGCGGGCAATCGGTGATCCTGCTGGAGCGTGACCAGATCGGTCAGTACGCCAGCGGCGTGAATTTCGGCAACGTGCGGCGCCAGGGGCGTTACCTCGGGCAACTGGAACTGGCGAACCGTTCCTGGGCGCTGTGGAAGCGCTTGCCCGAACTGATCGATGACGACCTGGAGTTCATTGCCAGCGGGCACATGCGCGTGTGCTATCGCGAAGATGAAATCCCTGAGCTGGAGGCCTACGCCGCAGCGCCTGAAGCGGCGCAGCTGGACTTGCAGATCTATCGCGGCAGCGAACTGCACGCGCGTTTCCCATTTCTTGGCAAAGAGGTGAAAGGCGGCTCCTATGCCCCTCACGATGGTCACGCCAATCCACGCCTGGCGGCTCCGGCATTTGCCAGGGCCGCCCGGCGGCTCGGCGCGCAAATCGAGGAGCGCACCGAAGTGGCCGGGGTGCAGAAGATCGGCGACGGCTTCAGCATCACCACCACCGATGGCCGCCAGTTCAGTTCCGCCCAGCTGTTGATTACCGCCGGCGCCTGGGGCCAGAAGCTCTCGGCGCAGTTCGGTGAGCCGGTACCGTTGGATACCAATGGCCCACAGATGGCCGTCACCGAACCGGTGCCCTATGCCTTGCCAACGGTGATCGGGGTGTACACCAAGATCCCGGAAGAGGTGATCTATTTCCGTCAGATCCCCCGGGGCAACATCATCATCGGCGGCGGTTATCGCAGCAAGCCGGACATGCTCAACCGCCGGGCCCATGTCGAGCCGCGCAGCATCCTCAACCAGTTGGAGCAGATGCGCCGGTTGCTGCCGGGCGTCGGCAACCTGAATATCATCCGTGTGTGGAGCGGCATCGAAGGGTATCTACCCGATTCCCTACCGGTGATGGGCCCCAGCGGTAACGTCGATGGCTTGTACTACGCTTTCGGTTTCTGCGGCCACGGCTTCCAGCTCGGCCCGGGCGTCGGCGACGTCATGGCCGAACTCATCAGCACCGGCAGCACCTGTACCTCGATTGAGCCGTTCTCCATCCGCCGGTTCACTCCTTCAACCGAGCAACGGAGCAAGGCCTCATGA
- the argE gene encoding acetylornithine deacetylase — protein sequence MKPRVLAIFERLLAFETVSSESNMALIEYVRELLLSKGIESLIVKDESGKKANLFASTGPRELPGILLSGHTDVVPAAGQAWTVPAFQATLRDGRVYGRGSCDMKGFIALAIDAMLDAADHALNRPLQLALSHDEEIGCVGVRRLLDVLHLAPVRPFLCVVGEPTNMQFVLGHKGKGSYRTYCRGLEAHSSLAPRSVNAIHVACDFIAALRQSQQQLQEQGAQDSDYDVPYSTVHVGQIVGGKALNIVPNLCTLDFEVRNLPADDLDQFLGQLRERAEAIVREAKKLSSVADIEIETLNVYPGLDTHPSVEAVRFLKNFAAPDTGIAKVSFGTEGGLFKQRLDVPVVVCGPGSIEQAHKPDEFIEISQMDAGERFLEGVLGSLKI from the coding sequence ATGAAACCCCGGGTTTTAGCTATTTTTGAACGCCTGCTGGCCTTTGAAACGGTCTCTTCAGAATCGAACATGGCCTTGATCGAGTACGTGCGCGAGCTGTTGCTGAGCAAGGGCATCGAGTCGCTGATCGTCAAGGATGAAAGCGGCAAGAAAGCCAACCTGTTCGCCAGCACCGGGCCGCGTGAGTTGCCGGGGATCCTGCTGTCCGGTCATACCGACGTGGTGCCGGCGGCGGGGCAGGCCTGGACCGTCCCGGCGTTCCAGGCAACGCTGCGGGATGGGCGGGTCTACGGGCGCGGCAGTTGTGACATGAAAGGCTTCATCGCGTTGGCCATCGACGCCATGCTCGATGCCGCCGACCATGCCTTGAACCGGCCATTGCAACTGGCGCTGTCCCACGACGAAGAGATCGGTTGTGTGGGGGTACGCCGTTTGCTCGACGTGCTGCACCTGGCGCCGGTGCGGCCGTTCCTGTGCGTGGTCGGCGAGCCGACCAACATGCAGTTCGTGCTCGGCCACAAAGGCAAGGGCTCCTATCGCACGTACTGCCGTGGCCTGGAGGCGCATTCGTCGCTGGCGCCACGCTCGGTCAACGCGATTCACGTGGCCTGTGATTTCATCGCGGCGTTGCGCCAGAGTCAGCAGCAACTGCAAGAGCAGGGCGCCCAAGACAGCGATTACGACGTGCCCTACAGCACCGTGCATGTCGGGCAGATCGTCGGCGGCAAGGCGCTGAACATCGTGCCCAACCTGTGCACCCTGGATTTCGAAGTGCGCAACCTGCCGGCCGATGACCTGGATCAGTTCCTCGGGCAACTGCGCGAGCGGGCCGAAGCCATCGTGCGCGAAGCCAAGAAGCTCTCCAGCGTGGCGGACATCGAAATCGAAACCCTGAACGTCTATCCCGGCCTGGATACCCATCCGAGCGTCGAGGCCGTGCGCTTTCTGAAAAACTTCGCCGCTCCGGACACCGGCATCGCCAAGGTGTCTTTCGGCACCGAAGGCGGCCTGTTCAAGCAGCGCCTGGATGTGCCGGTCGTCGTCTGCGGCCCGGGCTCCATCGAACAGGCCCACAAGCCTGACGAGTTCATCGAAATCAGCCAGATGGATGCGGGGGAGCGGTTTTTGGAAGGGGTGTTGGGGTCGTTGAAAATCTAA
- a CDS encoding NAD-dependent succinate-semialdehyde dehydrogenase, producing MLKNQLKDPSLLAELAYVDGQWIGADNAATFDVIDPATGQVLARVPALQGVETRRAIEAAERAWPAWRARPAAERALLLERWYQAMIDNLDDLALIMTREQGKPLNEAKGEIRYGAGFAKWFAEEARRVYGETIPAPSGDRRLLTLKQPVGVCAAITPWNFPNAMITRKCAPALAAGCPVIVKPSDLTPLSALALAVLAERVGIPAGVFNVVTGLPAGIGEELTSNPTVRKISFTGSTAVGRLLMRQSAEHIKRLSLELGGNAPFIVFDDADLEQAITGIMLSKFRNAGQTCVCANRILVQDGIYERFAERLVEEVGKLKVGNGLEADVMIGPLINLAAVNKVARHIDDALSQGARLLCGGVPEGDSQFVQPTVLGEAHAGMLLANEETFGPVAPLMRFTTEEEALALANATPYGLGAYYFTQDLRRSWRFGEALEFGMVGLNTGLISMEVAPFGGIKQSGLGREGSKYGLDEYLEVKAFHIGGL from the coding sequence ATGCTCAAGAATCAATTGAAAGACCCTAGCCTGTTGGCAGAACTCGCTTACGTCGACGGTCAGTGGATCGGCGCCGATAATGCGGCCACTTTTGATGTCATCGACCCGGCTACCGGCCAGGTACTCGCCCGGGTGCCGGCCCTGCAAGGTGTGGAAACCCGCCGTGCCATCGAGGCCGCCGAGCGCGCCTGGCCGGCCTGGCGTGCGCGCCCGGCGGCGGAGCGGGCGCTGCTGCTGGAGCGTTGGTATCAAGCCATGATCGATAACCTCGACGACCTGGCGCTGATCATGACCCGTGAACAGGGCAAGCCGCTGAACGAAGCCAAAGGCGAAATTCGCTATGGGGCTGGCTTTGCCAAATGGTTTGCCGAAGAAGCCCGCCGGGTCTATGGCGAAACCATCCCGGCACCGAGCGGCGACCGGCGCCTGCTCACGCTCAAGCAACCGGTGGGCGTCTGTGCCGCGATCACGCCGTGGAATTTCCCCAATGCGATGATCACTCGCAAATGCGCACCGGCCTTGGCGGCGGGCTGTCCAGTCATCGTCAAACCCTCGGACCTGACCCCGTTGTCGGCCCTGGCGCTGGCGGTGCTGGCCGAGCGGGTCGGGATTCCGGCCGGGGTATTCAACGTCGTCACCGGTCTGCCTGCCGGCATCGGCGAAGAGCTGACCAGTAACCCGACGGTGCGCAAGATTTCCTTTACCGGTTCGACGGCGGTCGGTCGGTTGCTGATGCGCCAGAGCGCCGAACACATCAAGCGCTTGAGCCTGGAGCTGGGAGGCAACGCGCCGTTCATTGTGTTCGACGACGCGGACCTGGAACAGGCCATCACCGGCATCATGCTCAGCAAGTTTCGCAACGCCGGCCAGACCTGCGTCTGTGCCAACCGCATTCTGGTGCAGGACGGCATCTACGAGCGTTTCGCCGAGCGCCTGGTGGAGGAGGTGGGCAAGCTCAAGGTCGGCAACGGCCTGGAGGCTGACGTGATGATCGGCCCGCTGATCAATCTGGCTGCGGTGAACAAGGTCGCCCGGCATATCGACGATGCATTGAGTCAAGGTGCGCGCCTGCTCTGTGGTGGCGTTCCCGAAGGCGACAGCCAGTTCGTCCAGCCAACGGTTTTGGGCGAAGCCCACGCCGGGATGTTGCTGGCCAACGAAGAAACCTTCGGCCCGGTGGCCCCGCTGATGCGTTTTACGACCGAAGAAGAGGCGTTGGCCCTGGCCAATGCCACGCCGTATGGCCTGGGCGCGTATTACTTCACCCAGGACCTGCGCCGTTCATGGCGGTTTGGCGAGGCGTTGGAGTTCGGCATGGTCGGCCTCAACACCGGGCTCATCTCCATGGAAGTCGCGCCCTTCGGCGGCATCAAGCAGTCGGGCCTGGGCCGCGAGGGCAGCAAGTACGGCCTGGATGAATACCTCGAAGTCAAAGCCTTCCACATCGGTGGGCTGTGA
- a CDS encoding cupin domain-containing protein, whose amino-acid sequence MLEPTAVLLAHADGRLASTPFTPGSLGANDPFDRLIAYAGADGMAAGVVRASGRFSVDDYPFNETIVVHAGAVTLRSQAQTLQLKPGESAVIGLGTALEVEAQAESLWAFCADVPVVDARHPGLTALPAHTHLSPSAAPDDEILISPPPQCRSNNLFVEEATNLRIGVWDSTPYTRRSRPHKLHELMHLLEGSVTLQAADGSDLTVNTGDTVFVPLNAPCAWQSSVYVRKVYVVK is encoded by the coding sequence ATGCTCGAACCGACCGCAGTGCTGTTGGCACACGCCGATGGCCGTCTCGCTTCAACCCCGTTCACCCCAGGTTCGCTGGGCGCCAATGATCCGTTTGACCGACTCATCGCCTACGCCGGGGCGGATGGCATGGCTGCCGGTGTGGTCCGGGCGAGTGGCCGGTTCAGCGTCGACGACTACCCCTTCAATGAAACCATCGTGGTGCATGCCGGCGCGGTCACCCTCAGGAGTCAGGCGCAAACGCTGCAGCTCAAGCCGGGTGAGAGCGCGGTGATCGGCCTGGGGACGGCCCTTGAGGTCGAGGCACAAGCGGAGTCTCTGTGGGCATTCTGTGCTGATGTCCCGGTGGTTGACGCGCGTCATCCCGGGCTAACGGCGCTCCCCGCCCACACCCATCTCTCGCCCTCCGCGGCGCCGGATGATGAGATTCTGATCAGCCCGCCGCCCCAATGCCGCTCGAACAATCTGTTTGTCGAAGAAGCGACCAACCTGCGTATCGGCGTCTGGGACTCGACCCCTTACACCCGCCGGTCACGCCCGCACAAACTGCATGAACTGATGCACCTGCTCGAAGGCAGCGTCACCTTGCAGGCCGCCGATGGCAGCGACCTGACGGTCAACACCGGCGATACCGTGTTCGTGCCCCTGAACGCGCCGTGTGCCTGGCAAAGCAGCGTCTATGTGCGCAAGGTCTACGTCGTCAAATAG
- a CDS encoding GNAT family N-acetyltransferase — translation MSLSQRPTYFYRSMTAADVPAAHTLSVQLKWPHRLEDWAMLQRVAQGFVVEDRGRLIGTAFTCPQGGHATIGLVIVDDEYQGQGIGRRLMEQAIEACGSRTAILNATLAGAPLYASQGFVDFGHVQQYQGQALAPAPQALVAGERCRSLTAADHAELIQLANAGSGLDRTAVLNDLFNVVEHSIGLERDGHLCAFALLRPFGRGRCIGPVVAENPEQARHLIAVLLAQVPDAFVRIDIPSNSGLGSWLEEAGLKHVDTVAQMARGTPPEASGAVRQFALVTQAIG, via the coding sequence ATGTCCCTTTCGCAACGTCCTACTTACTTCTATCGCTCCATGACCGCCGCCGATGTCCCTGCGGCACACACCCTGTCCGTGCAGTTGAAATGGCCCCACCGCCTGGAGGACTGGGCGATGCTGCAGCGCGTCGCCCAAGGTTTCGTGGTGGAAGATCGAGGTCGTTTGATCGGTACTGCCTTCACCTGCCCCCAGGGTGGCCACGCCACCATTGGCCTGGTGATCGTCGATGATGAGTACCAGGGCCAGGGGATCGGTCGCAGGCTGATGGAGCAGGCCATTGAGGCCTGTGGATCGCGGACCGCCATCCTCAATGCGACGTTGGCCGGCGCCCCGTTGTACGCCAGCCAGGGGTTCGTTGACTTTGGGCATGTCCAGCAATATCAGGGACAAGCGCTGGCGCCTGCGCCGCAGGCACTGGTCGCCGGCGAACGCTGCCGCTCGTTGACCGCAGCCGATCACGCCGAGCTGATCCAACTGGCCAATGCTGGCAGTGGGCTGGACCGAACAGCCGTACTCAATGACCTGTTCAATGTCGTTGAACATTCAATTGGCCTGGAGCGAGACGGTCACTTGTGTGCCTTCGCCCTGCTGCGCCCCTTTGGCCGTGGTCGCTGCATTGGCCCGGTCGTCGCCGAGAACCCTGAACAGGCCCGGCACTTGATCGCGGTGCTGCTGGCCCAGGTGCCGGATGCCTTCGTTCGCATCGACATCCCCTCGAACAGCGGCCTGGGATCCTGGCTGGAAGAAGCCGGGCTCAAGCACGTCGACACCGTCGCCCAAATGGCCCGCGGCACGCCCCCAGAGGCTAGCGGTGCGGTGCGCCAGTTCGCGCTGGTGACCCAGGCCATTGGCTGA